Proteins encoded in a region of the Anaerolineales bacterium genome:
- a CDS encoding SMC family ATPase: MIPVKLELHNFLAYRDPDPLNLEGIHVACISGENGAGKSSLLDAITWALWGKARSASADDLIHQNLRETRVALEFEMAGARHLVIRQRSIEKKTAQSLLEFQVWDPETNAWRGLSEPTMRATQDRIDRLLRLDYDTFLNSALLSQGRADEFTAKPPFQRVQILAAILGLDVWERYEDRVKEKIRRSREQIDRIESRRAEMERELARREEYELQLSEAGKKAEAEGKSLAELERAWSAVEQRRAARADLERLAEETAKRRLAAERELAEARADLESLARGADAAALERRTAEIRAEREALALRQSEREKIQTQIRELSGLMGTVRGENDALAPQTEPLKKRLEALETATAPECPTCGQPLTPAHRKRVIEELLREIESRRGKYKSNAARLKDLAAELDALQKDSAALQTALLNLPALERRLAEAEAAWKAAKDSQARLPAAQERVARWRKTHLEEDASLNQLRKQLGGAGEGLTETEALRGRLGQARLAKRLADERVGGARQTLAALEEIARRREAEGMELEGLRRALSIQEELRDAFGKRGVPTMVIETVVPELELEANRLLAEMSNGQMRLRMETRRETKAGDARDTLELQISDELGTRAYEMYSGGEAFRINFAVRIALSKLLARRAGAQLRALFIDEGFGTQDAAGRERLVAAIQSVQNDFDRILVITHLDELRDSFPARIEVTKTPSGSNVRVA, from the coding sequence ATGATTCCGGTCAAGCTCGAACTCCACAACTTTCTGGCCTATCGCGATCCCGATCCGCTCAACCTGGAGGGAATCCATGTCGCCTGCATCTCGGGGGAGAACGGGGCGGGGAAATCCTCGCTGCTGGATGCGATCACTTGGGCGCTGTGGGGCAAAGCCCGTTCGGCTTCGGCCGACGATCTGATCCATCAAAACCTGCGCGAAACGCGGGTGGCGCTGGAATTCGAAATGGCCGGCGCGCGCCACCTGGTGATCCGCCAGCGCAGCATCGAAAAGAAGACCGCGCAGTCGCTGCTCGAATTCCAGGTCTGGGATCCGGAAACGAACGCTTGGCGGGGGCTGTCCGAGCCCACGATGCGCGCAACGCAGGATCGCATCGACCGCCTCCTGCGGCTGGATTACGACACCTTTCTGAATTCCGCACTGCTTTCCCAGGGCCGGGCCGACGAATTCACCGCCAAGCCGCCGTTCCAACGGGTCCAGATCCTTGCCGCGATCCTCGGATTGGACGTTTGGGAGCGGTATGAGGATCGAGTCAAGGAGAAAATCCGCCGGAGCCGCGAGCAGATCGACCGGATCGAATCCCGTCGGGCCGAGATGGAGCGGGAGCTTGCCCGCCGGGAGGAATACGAACTCCAATTATCAGAAGCCGGGAAGAAGGCCGAAGCCGAGGGGAAGAGCCTGGCCGAGCTGGAGCGGGCTTGGTCTGCGGTCGAACAGCGGCGCGCCGCGCGCGCAGACCTCGAGCGCCTGGCGGAGGAAACCGCGAAACGCCGCCTGGCGGCCGAGCGCGAATTGGCGGAAGCGCGCGCGGATCTGGAGTCGCTCGCGCGGGGCGCCGACGCCGCGGCGCTCGAGCGGCGGACCGCGGAAATCCGCGCCGAACGGGAAGCCCTTGCCCTCCGGCAGTCGGAACGGGAAAAAATCCAAACCCAGATCCGCGAACTCAGCGGCCTGATGGGGACCGTGCGCGGCGAAAACGACGCCCTGGCCCCGCAGACCGAACCCCTGAAGAAGCGCCTGGAGGCGCTGGAAACCGCCACCGCACCCGAATGCCCGACCTGCGGCCAACCGCTCACCCCCGCCCACCGCAAACGCGTGATCGAGGAGCTGTTGCGGGAGATCGAATCCCGCCGGGGGAAATACAAATCCAACGCGGCGCGGCTGAAGGACCTTGCCGCCGAATTGGACGCCCTGCAAAAGGATTCCGCGGCGCTGCAAACCGCACTGTTGAATTTGCCTGCGCTGGAGCGCCGGTTGGCGGAAGCGGAAGCCGCCTGGAAGGCGGCCAAGGATTCCCAGGCACGGCTCCCCGCCGCCCAGGAGCGGGTCGCGCGATGGCGCAAAACACACTTGGAGGAAGATGCTTCGCTAAACCAACTGCGGAAACAGCTGGGCGGCGCCGGAGAGGGCCTCACCGAAACCGAAGCCCTGCGCGGCCGGCTCGGGCAAGCCCGCTTGGCCAAACGGCTTGCCGACGAACGCGTGGGCGGGGCGCGCCAGACCCTGGCCGCGTTGGAAGAGATCGCCCGCCGGCGGGAGGCTGAAGGCATGGAGTTGGAAGGCCTCCGCCGGGCGCTTTCGATCCAAGAGGAACTGCGCGACGCGTTCGGCAAACGCGGGGTGCCGACGATGGTCATCGAGACGGTCGTCCCCGAACTCGAACTGGAGGCCAACCGCCTGCTGGCGGAAATGAGCAACGGACAGATGCGGCTGCGGATGGAAACCCGGCGCGAGACCAAAGCCGGCGATGCGCGCGACACGCTGGAATTGCAGATCTCGGACGAGCTCGGCACCCGCGCCTACGAGATGTATTCCGGCGGCGAGGCGTTCCGGATCAACTTCGCGGTCCGGATCGCCCTCTCCAAGCTGCTGGCTCGGCGCGCCGGCGCACAGCTGCGGGCCCTCTTCATCGACGAGGGCTTCGGTACGCAGGATGCCGCCGGCCGCGAACGCTTGGTGGCCGCGATCCAATCCGTTCAGAACGATTTCGACCGCATCCTCGTTATCACCCATCTCGACGAACTGCGTGATTCGTTCCCCGCCCGGATCGAGGTCACCAAGACCCCCTCCGGTTCGAACGTGCGGGTGGCGTAG
- a CDS encoding exonuclease SbcCD subunit D, producing MPPVRLIHFADLHVGMENYGKLDPATGTSSRVRDFLDRLDEVIDYALSHKADLAVFAGDAFKTRDPSPTQQREFARRIKRLSEKIPTLLLVGNHDLPGTASKATSLDIYQVLDIPNVIVGNKPEARLVQTGAGPVFLAWMPYPSRNRLLLDDDYKGKSLPELEQALRDAVAHYLREFAEQAGGQAAPRVLAGHFTVSGSVFGSERTVMLGGDVAVLQSAVADGAWDYVALGHIHKHQNLTRGIAGAPPVVYAGSLERIDFGEENEPKGFCFAEIERGKAAVEFIPVRARPFQTIRVEIRAGEQPTPAVLEAVRLHKPGMEQAVVRVIVSMPADQAGLLDERAVQKAAEEASHLSIQQEVRETARARLGAESAESLSPLELLKRYFETKNVDEERKRELLQAAEELMREEADDGP from the coding sequence ATGCCGCCCGTCCGCCTTATCCACTTCGCCGATCTGCACGTGGGGATGGAAAATTACGGAAAATTAGACCCCGCCACCGGCACCTCCTCGCGGGTGCGGGATTTCCTCGACCGGCTGGACGAAGTCATCGACTACGCGCTTTCGCACAAGGCCGACCTGGCGGTTTTCGCCGGGGACGCATTCAAAACCCGCGACCCGTCCCCCACCCAGCAGCGCGAATTCGCCCGCCGGATAAAGCGGCTGTCTGAAAAAATTCCGACGCTGCTGTTGGTGGGCAACCACGACCTGCCCGGGACGGCTTCCAAAGCCACCAGCCTCGATATTTACCAAGTGCTGGACATCCCCAACGTGATCGTCGGCAACAAACCCGAGGCGCGTCTGGTCCAGACGGGCGCCGGTCCGGTCTTCCTGGCCTGGATGCCTTACCCTTCCCGCAACCGCCTGCTCCTCGACGATGACTACAAGGGCAAATCCTTGCCGGAACTCGAACAAGCGCTGCGCGACGCCGTGGCGCACTATCTCCGGGAGTTCGCGGAGCAGGCCGGCGGACAGGCCGCGCCGCGGGTGCTGGCTGGGCATTTCACCGTTTCCGGATCGGTGTTCGGATCCGAGCGGACGGTGATGCTCGGCGGGGACGTGGCGGTGCTGCAGAGCGCCGTGGCGGACGGCGCCTGGGATTACGTCGCGCTCGGGCACATCCACAAGCATCAAAACCTCACCCGCGGGATCGCGGGCGCCCCTCCGGTGGTTTACGCCGGTTCGCTCGAGCGGATCGATTTCGGGGAGGAAAACGAGCCGAAGGGGTTCTGCTTCGCGGAGATCGAGCGCGGGAAAGCCGCGGTGGAGTTCATCCCCGTCCGCGCGCGTCCGTTTCAAACCATCCGGGTCGAAATCCGCGCCGGGGAGCAGCCCACCCCGGCGGTGCTGGAGGCGGTCCGGCTTCACAAGCCGGGCATGGAGCAGGCGGTCGTGCGCGTAATCGTGTCGATGCCGGCCGACCAGGCCGGACTGCTCGACGAGCGCGCGGTGCAGAAGGCGGCCGAGGAGGCTTCGCACCTCAGCATCCAACAGGAGGTGCGCGAAACCGCCCGCGCCCGCCTGGGCGCCGAGAGCGCCGAATCGCTTTCGCCGCTCGAGCTGCTGAAGCGCTACTTCGAAACCAAGAACGTCGACGAGGAGCGCAAACGCGAGCTCCTGCAGGCGGCCGAGGAATTGATGCGGGAGGAAGCCGACGATGGGCCATAG
- a CDS encoding GNAT family N-acetyltransferase: MENFFSIRDMQAADYPTILELNSDSVRFLSPLTPERLSQLHGKAAYAKVMEGDGRIAAFLLGFREGAEYDSPNYLWFSARYSGFLYIDRIVVRISRRGEGMAEKFYEDLFSFAEDGGVEVIVCEVDSRPPNPVSLRFHRNRGFVEVGTLEPYGGGKQVTLFEKRLVRRERPTPARASMNKRGWFTKLLALVGTILVWLPLLLPILFTGIRLIRGGSFMLDFLMPAEFFPLVLVGGLLLCWAGWRARLRRRFLGGSLALGAVLLLGSQGLAVATGLASGKAEPEGWRLAVVIAPLIGYILAVLALGGAGMMLVRDLHARLRPPQLG; encoded by the coding sequence ATGGAAAATTTTTTTTCGATTCGCGATATGCAAGCGGCGGACTATCCGACGATCCTCGAATTAAACTCCGATTCCGTTCGGTTTTTAAGTCCGTTGACGCCGGAGCGGCTGTCGCAGTTGCACGGAAAAGCGGCGTACGCAAAGGTGATGGAGGGGGACGGACGGATTGCGGCTTTCCTGCTGGGCTTCCGCGAGGGCGCCGAATACGACAGCCCGAACTATTTGTGGTTTTCCGCAAGGTATTCCGGCTTTCTTTATATCGACCGGATCGTAGTGCGGATAAGCCGCCGCGGAGAAGGGATGGCGGAAAAGTTCTACGAAGACCTGTTCTCCTTTGCCGAAGACGGCGGCGTGGAGGTGATCGTCTGCGAGGTGGATTCGCGTCCTCCGAATCCGGTGTCTCTCCGATTCCACCGCAACCGCGGCTTTGTAGAAGTGGGGACTCTTGAACCGTACGGCGGCGGCAAGCAGGTGACTCTGTTCGAAAAGCGTCTGGTGCGAAGGGAGCGCCCGACGCCGGCGAGGGCTTCCATGAATAAACGCGGCTGGTTTACCAAACTTCTGGCGCTTGTCGGGACGATTCTTGTGTGGCTTCCCCTATTGTTGCCGATCCTGTTCACCGGGATACGGTTGATCCGGGGAGGATCGTTCATGTTGGATTTCCTCATGCCGGCTGAATTTTTCCCGCTCGTGCTGGTCGGCGGATTGCTCCTATGCTGGGCGGGATGGCGGGCTCGTCTGCGACGCCGCTTTCTCGGCGGGTCACTCGCGCTGGGGGCGGTTTTGCTTCTGGGGAGTCAGGGCTTGGCGGTCGCCACCGGGCTGGCGTCGGGAAAGGCCGAACCGGAAGGATGGCGCCTGGCGGTTGTGATCGCGCCCCTGATCGGGTACATCCTGGCTGTCCTTGCCCTGGGCGGCGCCGGGATGATGCTGGTGCGGGATCTGCACGCCCGGCTGCGGCCGCCGCAACTTGGGTGA
- a CDS encoding EamA family transporter: MTFLFYGAIALVVVSNVAYHLFQKATPADANPLLALVVTYGIALLACLVLLPFFPSAEGWSASLTKINWASIGLGLAVVGLELGFLAAYRAGWPISLAGLVANVLVGMLLLPVGLILLREKVSWINLLGIAVCLIGIVLVNFKPVK; this comes from the coding sequence ATGACCTTTCTCTTCTATGGGGCGATCGCCCTAGTGGTGGTTTCGAACGTCGCCTATCACCTGTTCCAGAAGGCCACCCCGGCGGACGCCAATCCCCTGCTTGCCCTGGTCGTAACGTACGGGATCGCGCTGCTCGCGTGCCTGGTCCTGCTTCCGTTCTTCCCCTCCGCGGAAGGCTGGAGCGCCTCCCTCACGAAAATCAACTGGGCGAGCATCGGGCTTGGGCTTGCGGTGGTGGGTTTGGAGCTGGGGTTCCTGGCCGCGTACCGCGCCGGATGGCCGATCAGCCTGGCGGGATTGGTGGCCAACGTACTGGTCGGGATGCTGCTGCTGCCGGTGGGATTGATCCTCCTGCGCGAGAAGGTTTCTTGGATCAACCTGCTGGGAATCGCGGTCTGCCTGATTGGGATCGTCCTCGTCAACTTCAAGCCGGTGAAGTAA
- a CDS encoding alpha/beta hydrolase: MNFAQSTPEVGVPVYFLESRYDYNAPSELVRAYYEALRAPQGKRLIWFDDSAHDLFFDQPRKLAEELIRIAEG; this comes from the coding sequence ATGAATTTCGCGCAAAGCACTCCCGAGGTCGGCGTACCGGTGTATTTTTTGGAGAGCCGATACGATTACAACGCTCCCTCCGAACTGGTGCGGGCTTACTATGAAGCCCTGCGGGCGCCGCAGGGGAAAAGGCTGATCTGGTTCGATGATTCCGCGCATGATCTCTTCTTCGACCAGCCGCGGAAGCTGGCGGAGGAATTGATCCGTATCGCGGAAGGGTGA
- a CDS encoding SRPBCC family protein, with protein sequence MKISYSIKIFRPPEVVFSWIENPERAMQWQKNVQGGEIFAETAERIGTTFAEILEEDGQRLEMRGTITRFEWNREIGFHLVSKIHELDVLFSLDEQNGNTLYSVDADIRWKFPMNILGFFLQKSMAEDLTRQFELEARELKRICETS encoded by the coding sequence ATGAAGATCTCGTATTCGATTAAAATTTTTCGACCCCCGGAGGTTGTGTTTTCCTGGATCGAGAATCCTGAAAGGGCCATGCAATGGCAAAAGAATGTGCAGGGCGGGGAGATCTTTGCCGAGACGGCGGAGCGGATCGGAACCACTTTCGCCGAAATCCTCGAAGAAGACGGCCAACGGCTGGAAATGCGCGGGACGATCACCCGGTTCGAATGGAATCGGGAAATCGGATTTCACTTGGTGAGCAAAATCCACGAGTTAGACGTTCTGTTTTCTCTGGATGAGCAAAACGGAAACACGCTTTATTCCGTGGACGCGGACATCCGCTGGAAATTCCCCATGAATATCCTCGGTTTTTTTCTGCAAAAATCGATGGCGGAAGACCTTACCCGGCAATTCGAATTGGAAGCCCGCGAACTTAAGAGGATTTGCGAGACGAGCTGA